The Alosa alosa isolate M-15738 ecotype Scorff River chromosome 9, AALO_Geno_1.1, whole genome shotgun sequence genome includes a region encoding these proteins:
- the nipa1 gene encoding magnesium transporter NIPA1 has translation MASFLSVNSTPVFGIGIAVLSSFINGSTFVLQKKGILRARERGGSYLAETVWWIGTLATVVGQIGNFVAYNAAPAVLVTPLGALGVLFGATLASFVLQEHLNILGKLGCALCCCGSVVLIIHSPKSDNMTSSAELEERLVDPVVMVYITLVAVLLFVLIGWLAPAYGSSNIMVYVGICSLLGTFTVPCCKGLGLAAQDAFDGISVASNRAFMLFLGLLGTLIVSILIQFTFINRALERFSSHMFEAIYYVTFTSTVILASAILFREWTSVSIVDCLGMLCGLTTVSIGVALLRISQDALLTWKQTKMLKKVE, from the exons ATGGCATCTTTTTTGTCCGTCAACTCCACGCCAGTGTttgggattgggattgctgTGCTGTCCAGTTTCATCAATGGATCTACATTTGTGCTTCAGAAAAAGGGAATTTTACGTGCCCGTGAAAGAG GGGGATCCTACTTAGCAGAGACTGTGTGGTGGATCGGTACTCTTGCAA CTGTGGTGGGCCAGATCGGGAATTTTGTGGCATACAATGCGGCCCCAGCCGTATTGGTCACCCCTCTTGGAGCCCTTGGAGTGCTTTTTGG GGCCACCCTTGCCTCCTTCGTTCTTCAGGAGCACCTAAACATCCTGGGGAAACTTGGCTGTGCGCTTTGCTGCTGTGGTTCTGTAGTGCTCATCATTCATTCTCCAAAATCTGATAATATGACCTCAAGTGCAGAGTTAGAAGAGAGGCTGGTGGATCCTG TGGTCATGGTCTACATCACACTGGTTGCTGTTCTGCTGTTCGTCTTGATTGGTTGGTTGGCCCCAGCCTATGGATCGTCCAACATCATGGTGTACGTTGGCATCTGCTCCCTCTTGGGTACATTCACAGTACCTTGCTGCAAAGGTCTTGGTCTGGCCGCTCAAGATGCCTTTGATGGGATTTCTGTAGCCAGCAACAGGGCTTTCATGCTCTTCTTGGGCTTACTAGGCACTCTTATAGTCAGCATCCTAATTCAGTTCACTTTCATCAACAGAGCCCTTGAAAGATTTAGCTCTCATATGTTTGAGGCCATCTATTATGTGACATTCACTTCGACAGTGATTTTGGCGTCTGCCATTCTCTTTAGAGAGTGGACGTCGGTCAGCATTGTGGACTGCCTGGGCATGCTTTGTGGTCTGACCACTGTGTCTATAGGGGTTGCACTGCTGCGCATCTCCCAAGATGCTTTACTCACATGGAAACAAACGAAAATGTTGAAAAAAGTTGAGTGA
- the nipa2 gene encoding magnesium transporter NIPA2 isoform X2 produces MGQDRGKYDFYIGLGLAISSSIFIGGSFILKKKGLLRLARKGSMRAGQGGHAYLKEWLWWAGLLSMGAGEAANFAAYAFAPATLVTPLGALSVLVSAILSSYFLTERLNLHGKLGCLLSILGSTTMVIHAPQEEEIGSLEVMAKKLVDPGFLFFATCVVIVALIFMFVVGPRHGQTNIMVYITICSVIGALSVSCVKGLGIAIKEAIAGQPVVRNPLSWILLLGLVACVSTQINYLNKALDIFNTSLVTPIYYVFFTTSVLTCSAILFKEWEHMATDDIIGTLSGFFTIIVGIFLLHAFKDVNVSLATLAVTIRKEEKLASAPNGLASYGHSSYELLHNDSTADHDDREIGLPFDSVSRRNGSMSTA; encoded by the exons ATGGGTCAAGACCGGGGAAAGTATGACTTCTACATTGGCCTGGGCTTGGCCATCAGCTCGAGCATATTCATCGGTGGAAGTTTTATACTGAAGAAAAAAGGGCTTCTCCGCCTTGCCAGGAAAGGCTCCATGAGAGCAG GACAAGGCGGACATGCATACCTAAAAGAATGGTTGTGGTGGGCAGGCTTGTTATCAA TGGGGGCAGGTGAAGCTGCAAACTTTGCTGCTTACGCGTTTGCTCCAGCTACTCTCGTGACGCCACTTGGCGCCCTCAGTGTTCTTGTGAG tgCAATCCTGTCCTCCTACTTTCTGACGGAGAGGCTGAATCTCCACGGCAAGCTGGGGTGTCTGCTCAGTATCCTGGGCTCCACTACCATGGTCATCCACGCCCCTCAGGAGGAGGAAATCGGCAGCCTGGAGGTTATGGCCAAAAAGCTGGTTGATCCAG GTTTTCTGTTCTTTGCCACCTGTGTCGTCATCGTGGCCCTCATTTTCATGTTCGTGGTGGGTCCAAGGCACGGTCAGACCAACATCATGGTCTACATAACCATCTGCTCGGTGATCGGAGCCCTGTCCGTCTCCTGTGTCAAGGGCCTGGGCATCGCCATCAAGGAGGCCATCGCCGGCCAGCCGGTAGTAAGGAACCCGCTCTCATGGATACTGCTTCTGGGCCTGGTGGCCTGCGTCAGCACGCAGATCAACTACCTGAACAAGGCACTGGACATCTTTAACACGTCGCTGGTGACGCCCATCTACTACGTGTTCTTTACAACATCGGTGCTCACCTGCTCCGCCATCCTCTTCAAGGAGTGGGAGCATATGGCCACGGACGATATCATCGGTACGCTTAGTGGCTTCTTCACCATCATTGTGGGCATCTTCCTGCTCCACGCCTTCAAGGACGTCAACGTCAGCCTGGCCACGCTGGCCGTGACCATCCGCAAGGAGGAGAAGCTGGCCTCAGCACCTAACGGCCTAGCCTCGTACGGCCACTCCAGCTATGAGCTGCTGCACAACGACAGCACCGCGGACCATGATGACCGGGAGATTGGACTGCCCTTTGACAGCGTCTCTAGAAGGAATGGCTCCATGTCAACTGCGTAA
- the nipa2 gene encoding magnesium transporter NIPA2 isoform X1: MNETIENQTLTLCNVTYSMGFTVGQVCDTGQPLQCLGINVTDSNSTDSNNTSSIAMGQDRGKYDFYIGLGLAISSSIFIGGSFILKKKGLLRLARKGSMRAGQGGHAYLKEWLWWAGLLSMGAGEAANFAAYAFAPATLVTPLGALSVLVSAILSSYFLTERLNLHGKLGCLLSILGSTTMVIHAPQEEEIGSLEVMAKKLVDPGFLFFATCVVIVALIFMFVVGPRHGQTNIMVYITICSVIGALSVSCVKGLGIAIKEAIAGQPVVRNPLSWILLLGLVACVSTQINYLNKALDIFNTSLVTPIYYVFFTTSVLTCSAILFKEWEHMATDDIIGTLSGFFTIIVGIFLLHAFKDVNVSLATLAVTIRKEEKLASAPNGLASYGHSSYELLHNDSTADHDDREIGLPFDSVSRRNGSMSTA, encoded by the exons ATGAACGAAACTATAGAAAACCAGACTTTAACACTATGCAATGTGACCTACTCAATGG GCTTTACAGTTGGTCAGGTCTGCGATACCGGCCAGCCCCTACAGTGTTTGGGTATCAATGTGACGGACAGTAACAGCACGGACAGTAACAACACATCCAGCATAGCAATGGGTCAAGACCGGGGAAAGTATGACTTCTACATTGGCCTGGGCTTGGCCATCAGCTCGAGCATATTCATCGGTGGAAGTTTTATACTGAAGAAAAAAGGGCTTCTCCGCCTTGCCAGGAAAGGCTCCATGAGAGCAG GACAAGGCGGACATGCATACCTAAAAGAATGGTTGTGGTGGGCAGGCTTGTTATCAA TGGGGGCAGGTGAAGCTGCAAACTTTGCTGCTTACGCGTTTGCTCCAGCTACTCTCGTGACGCCACTTGGCGCCCTCAGTGTTCTTGTGAG tgCAATCCTGTCCTCCTACTTTCTGACGGAGAGGCTGAATCTCCACGGCAAGCTGGGGTGTCTGCTCAGTATCCTGGGCTCCACTACCATGGTCATCCACGCCCCTCAGGAGGAGGAAATCGGCAGCCTGGAGGTTATGGCCAAAAAGCTGGTTGATCCAG GTTTTCTGTTCTTTGCCACCTGTGTCGTCATCGTGGCCCTCATTTTCATGTTCGTGGTGGGTCCAAGGCACGGTCAGACCAACATCATGGTCTACATAACCATCTGCTCGGTGATCGGAGCCCTGTCCGTCTCCTGTGTCAAGGGCCTGGGCATCGCCATCAAGGAGGCCATCGCCGGCCAGCCGGTAGTAAGGAACCCGCTCTCATGGATACTGCTTCTGGGCCTGGTGGCCTGCGTCAGCACGCAGATCAACTACCTGAACAAGGCACTGGACATCTTTAACACGTCGCTGGTGACGCCCATCTACTACGTGTTCTTTACAACATCGGTGCTCACCTGCTCCGCCATCCTCTTCAAGGAGTGGGAGCATATGGCCACGGACGATATCATCGGTACGCTTAGTGGCTTCTTCACCATCATTGTGGGCATCTTCCTGCTCCACGCCTTCAAGGACGTCAACGTCAGCCTGGCCACGCTGGCCGTGACCATCCGCAAGGAGGAGAAGCTGGCCTCAGCACCTAACGGCCTAGCCTCGTACGGCCACTCCAGCTATGAGCTGCTGCACAACGACAGCACCGCGGACCATGATGACCGGGAGATTGGACTGCCCTTTGACAGCGTCTCTAGAAGGAATGGCTCCATGTCAACTGCGTAA